In Novosphingobium sp., the genomic window GTGTCGAGGATGGCCCGGGCCGCTCCCCGGCGGAGAAAGTCCGGGTGGGTGCGCATCGACTTCACCTCGGCCGTACCATCAGGCATCATTTTGAGGGCGCCGACGGCGGCGACACGGTGGCCGGACCAAGCCGTCCAAACCGAGACTTCGGGCATTGTAAGCCCGGTCAGATCGAGCGCGTGAACATTGTCCGGCGGGGAATCCGCCCGCATACCTGCCAGATGCAGCGCAAGCAGGGCGCGGGTCTCCTCACCGCTCAGATCATCTTCACGCACCTCAAAAGCCGGGCCTCCATCAGCTTTGAACGGGGAAAGGGATCGCTGCCAATCGTACGCATGCTCCACCGTCGCCACGATCACCTGATACCGATCATACCATACCGCCCGCCCCTGCTCGCGGATGAGCGAATGATCGGGATCGTCCTGCCACGCGTGCGCATCGGCATGGTTGCGCCACCAGCTGACGGTGATTCCGACGCCAGCAGCATCACGCGACGAAACGATCCCCAGATATCCGTCACGCGCTGCCGCGGCGGTTGCCATGGCCTCGGCCGCAGCAGCATAACCCTCGGCATCTGCCTGTGTGCGACCCGAGACGAAGATCACGGCGACCGCGCCGGGAGGAGGTGGACGATCCCTCATGCGGTGGGCGCCACCTGCTGTGCGGCCATACGGAAGTCCGGGTTCCAGCCGAGTGCCGAGATCGCCTTGTCGATGCGGACCTCGCCGCCCGGATTGGCGACGTTGTAGATGCCGGGCGCCCCGTGATCGATCGCGAGAACGGCGGCGTAGGCTGCGGCATCGACATGCAGCGGCGACGCGCCATCCGGCGCCTCGCTCCAGGTTCCGGGGCCGAAGAGCTGGCCGTAGCGCAGCACCACGCCTTCGATCCCCGGCGTCTCGAGCACGGCGCGCTCAAGCGGGACGATCCCTTCCCGAATCGTCGTGCCCCGCGCGCCGTCCGCATCGACTTCCAGCGGGTCCTCCTCTGCATAGGGCGGCGTGCCCGGCGCATAGGCCCAGGCAATGCTCTGCGCGATGATCCGCCGGGCGCCGGTTGCCACCGATGCCCTTACCAGGTTGGGCGTTCCTTCGCGGCGCAGCCGAGCATTGGCACGCCGGGCCGCTTCCGGATCCGTAGCCATGTCGCCGGAAAGATCGGTAAGCTGGTGGATGACGACCGTCGGCGCAGCATCTGCCACCGCGCGCGCCAGGGCCTCGGCATCGAACACATCGACGATCACCGGCCGAGCGCCCGCCGCCTCGAGATGAGCCGCACGCTCTGCCGAGCGCGTCGTACCGAAAACCGTGTGCCCTTGCTGCAGCAGCAATGGAACCAATCGCTGCCCGATAACGCCGGCGGCACCCGCCAGGAAGATAGTGTGAGGCATCGCGCCCTCCTTGATGATCTGCGCATCAGGTGCAGCGCAATGCTGCGCCTGGGAAGCACCAAGACCGCCAGCTTTGACTGTACCATCGTCGTGGTACCGACCTCCCTCAAGGCAATGGTACAGTCGAAATCGGATTTCTTGCGGCTGGCCGTCACGCGCCAAACCGCTACTCCTGCAATCTGCCATCGTCGCAAGGGAAAACGCCCATGACAGAAACAGTCACCACCATGCTCGGCGGATGTCATTGCGGATCGGTGCGGTTCGAAGCCACGTTGAGCGATGGCTTGAACACGATCCGTCGCTGCACCTGCTCCTATTGCCGGATGCGCGGCGCGATCGCCGTCTCGGCTGAACTGGGTGGCATCCGCCTGCTCCAGGGCGAAGAGATGCTCACCAGCTACCGCTTCAACACGCAAACAGCACAGCATTTCTTCTGCTCGCGCTGCGGGATCTACACCCACCATCAGCGCCGATCCAACCCGAACCAGTATGGCGTCAACGTTGCCTGTCTCGATGGGGTAAGCCCCTTTGACTTCGAAGAAGTGCCAGTCTTCGACGGCGTCCGCCACTCCCGCGACAATGACGGAGTTACCCTGCGCGCCGGGACACTGCGATACATCCCGAACGATCAGAGCGATCCGGCGTAAGCCGGTCCTACGATAAGATGATGTATATCCAAACATGATCACCCCATCATCCGTTCGCAGACCTGTGCCGGCCACGATTGCCGCCGTGATCCGGGATGGATCCGTCCTGCTGGTCCGTCGCGCCAATCCGCCGGACGTCGGCTTGTGGGGCTTTCCCGGCGGCAAAATCGACTATGGCGAGACGATCGCGCAAGCCGCCGTTCGCGAGCTGCTTGAGGAGACCGGCATCCAGGCCGAGGCAGGCCCGGTGTTCAACTGCGTCGATGTCCTCGATCGGGCCGAGGATGGGACGATCCGTCACCATTATATCCTCATCGCTGTGTGATCAACTATTCGGAGTGCACCTTCGTCTTCCCCGCTTCCACACCGGGCTGCGATTTCCAAGTGCGCTTCTTCGCGATGAACAGCGGCGCCGAAATTCCCATCGCCGGCCATCCCACCGTCGGCACCGTGTTTTCGCTGGCAGAGCGAAAGCTGATTGCGCCGGGTCGCCACTCGATCATGCTGCAACTGGGCGTCGGACCGACGCAGATCGATCTGGAATGGCATGAGGGTCGTCTTGCCTTTGCCTGGATGCAGCAGCAGCCGCCCAAGCTCGATGGCACCATTGGCGACCGCACCGCAGCCGCTGCGGCCATGGGGCTCAAAGCGGAAGATCTGGCCGATCTCCCGATCCAGCAGGTTTCCTGTGGCGCGCCCTTCCTCATGTTCCCGGTCAAAACTCGCGCGGCGGTGGACCGCGCGCAGCTCGATCGCGGTGCCATGGGGACTTTGCTCGACAAGGCTGGCTTGATCCGGCGCGGCGTGCTGATTTTCTCGCTGGAGGCGGCCAGTGATGATGCCACTGCTTACAGCCGCATGCTCGGCTTCGGCGTGACCGAAGACGCGGCGACCGGCAATGCCACCGGCCCGTTGGGAGCCTATCTCGTGACCCATGGTTTGGTGCCGCTCGCCCAGGCAGGTCGTCTGGTAATCCGTCAGGGCGTCAAAATGCACCGGCCAAGCAAGCTCTATATTTCTGCAACCGAGCTAGGTGGCGGACTGTCGGTCAAAATTGGAGGGCGCGCCGTCAAGGCGGCGGATAGGCGGATGCTTGTTTGACCGGTTTTGGACCGACTCCTTGGTGAACTTTATTCGCAGAGCAGCGCAATGCAGTCAGGCTATCATCAGCCAGATTAAGATCACCATGAACATATCCGCCTAACAGTTCCAAAAGGCTATTCGAGCGGCTTGTTGAGCGCGCTGATGTCGGCAGGCGACCAGCTTACGCCGTTCCGATGCATCTTATGTAACGTCGGTTTATACAAACATCTGCCATCAGGCGCGCTCATATACATTCCGTAGTGTCTGATATCTTTTTGTTCAAAAGATTATCTATTTCTCAACGGAGAAACGGCGCGCTGGCCAAGCCGTCAAAGACGAATTGTGCTGCAAGCCCTGCCAACAGCACGCCGGAAATCCGGCTGACGACGTCCGCGCCGGTTGCTCCCAGAACCGCGATCAAACGCTCGGCCACGCGCATGGCCCCAAAGGTTAGCAGCATACAGGCCAGAATCATGGCCAAAACGCTCAGGCCTTCGATCCATCCCGCCGTCCGGCCCATGACCAACACCGCGGCAGACAAACTCCCGGGTCCGGCGATAAGAGGAAACGCAAGTGGGAAGACGGCAATGTCACCCGGGCGTTCCGCATCCTCCCGTTCCTTGGAGTTGAGTGAGGAGAGACCGGGACTGGAGAAGGTGAGCGTCAGCGCCTGAAGAAACAGCAAGATGCCGCCAGCGAAGCGAAACGCAGACAAAGAGACATGCAGAAGCGAGAGCACAAAGGCTCCACCGGTCGCAAACAGCAACAGGACAAGCCCGGCGATCAGAACCGAGCGCCGGGCGAGGCTGCCACGCTGCTCGTGATGGACGCCGGCGGTAAGACTTGCAAAGACGACGGCGGTCTCGACCGGGCCGATCGTCACAAGCAGCGTCACGAAGGCGGACAGGATGTTGGGTGGGACGTGCATGAGTGCTTGTCGAAAGATATAGAGGCAGGGGTGCAGCCGGGCACGGAGCCCGGCTGCACGGGATTACGGCAAGTAAGCGTCGCTTGGCCTGATCAGATTGTGACCGCGGGTTTGTTGGATGCTGCCTTCTGATCGGGATTCGGCGCGGTCAAGCCATGCGGCGTGGCCGTCGGTGCCACCGTGCCCTCTGGCGCGCAATCGCCTGAGCTTGTCGAGACCAGTTTGGGCTGGGTCGCGCCACCCTGCGATGTGAGCTGCCACGAGCGACTGCAGGTGTGTCTACCATCCGAGGTGGAGACGAAGCTGTAGCTCACGGTTCCGGCCGGCATTTTTCCGAGCGCTGTCAGATCCACTTTGGCACCTTGAGTTAAACTTGCCAGTTGCAGCGCATCAACCTGACGCATCATCGCGGCGGCCTGCTGATCCATCTGTGCGAAGGCCCAATCCATGCCAAATGGTGTGAAAGCGACCGGATCGAACAGCGCTGGCGGGATCAAGCGCTTTGGCGGATCGATTTTCACCTGGGGCGCCACATCGCCCTGATATTCGATATGGGCGAGCGAGCCATCGGGGAGATTGACGGTCATGACCTTGCTGGCACCAGAGGCAGCCAGCGCGGTTCCCGCAACTGCAAGCATTGCGACGCCTAAAAGAGAGGCTGTACGAAACAACTTGTGCATCAGTCGTCCTTCCATGATTGGGGTGTTGAAGGGGCTAGCCCGTTCGCCTCAAAGGGCGCGGCCGAGGCGCCAGCAAAGTTCGGGCTTCGGATTCGAGGCAAGACCCGAGTGCAACGTCACGCGAGCGCGTCGGAGACGACGGTGGGCTTTGGACACATCCATGAACGAGGCAGGAGAGACCCTGCCGATGGCAATAATCGACAGCCGCCTGCTGATCGGAGAAGTGCAGTTCGATCTGCTCGAGCGGATCGCCGCCGCCCGTCCAGCCCATCAGCGGCTCGGCAACAGGGGCCCAGCGCGGCAGGAACCGTACACGCCATTGCCCTGCCCTGGCCTTTCCTCCCTGGCTTACCGCACCAGGCAAGGGTTCGATCAGTGCCTGCGCGTCGCGGGGAAGCGCACTTGCCGAACACGGCAGCGCCTGATTGTCATTGGCGATGGGCCCGGGACCAAAGTCCCGGACCATTTCATCACGCCGCCTTCCCATGGATCGGGATCCGACGAACATTCTCGTTCGTCGCCTCCGTCACGGGCAAGATGACGGTCAGCACGCCGTTCTCGAACGTCGCACTGACGTTATCGCCGACGATACCGCCGGGAAGGCCGATCCGGCGTTCGAAGCGGCCATAACTCCGCTCGGAATAGCCGCGATCCTTGTCCTCGACTTCGGCGCGCTTCTCACCGCTCAAGGTGAGCGCACCATCCTTGATGCCGATCTCGATGTCGTTCTCGTCGAGCCCAGGCAGTTCGGCGGTGATGCGCAGTTCCTTGTCGGTCTC contains:
- a CDS encoding GNAT family N-acetyltransferase, with product MIFVSGRTQADAEGYAAAAEAMATAAAARDGYLGIVSSRDAAGVGITVSWWRNHADAHAWQDDPDHSLIREQGRAVWYDRYQVIVATVEHAYDWQRSLSPFKADGGPAFEVREDDLSGEETRALLALHLAGMRADSPPDNVHALDLTGLTMPEVSVWTAWSGHRVAAVGALKMMPDGTAEVKSMRTHPDFLRRGAARAILDTIIAVAKARGVRRLSLETGSLPSFDPAVALYRSRGFEEGPAFSHYTEGGFSRFLHLDLR
- a CDS encoding NAD(P)-dependent oxidoreductase, coding for MPHTIFLAGAAGVIGQRLVPLLLQQGHTVFGTTRSAERAAHLEAAGARPVIVDVFDAEALARAVADAAPTVVIHQLTDLSGDMATDPEAARRANARLRREGTPNLVRASVATGARRIIAQSIAWAYAPGTPPYAEEDPLEVDADGARGTTIREGIVPLERAVLETPGIEGVVLRYGQLFGPGTWSEAPDGASPLHVDAAAYAAVLAIDHGAPGIYNVANPGGEVRIDKAISALGWNPDFRMAAQQVAPTA
- a CDS encoding GFA family protein, translating into MTETVTTMLGGCHCGSVRFEATLSDGLNTIRRCTCSYCRMRGAIAVSAELGGIRLLQGEEMLTSYRFNTQTAQHFFCSRCGIYTHHQRRSNPNQYGVNVACLDGVSPFDFEEVPVFDGVRHSRDNDGVTLRAGTLRYIPNDQSDPA
- a CDS encoding NUDIX hydrolase; protein product: MITPSSVRRPVPATIAAVIRDGSVLLVRRANPPDVGLWGFPGGKIDYGETIAQAAVRELLEETGIQAEAGPVFNCVDVLDRAEDGTIRHHYILIAV
- a CDS encoding PhzF family phenazine biosynthesis protein; translated protein: MINYSECTFVFPASTPGCDFQVRFFAMNSGAEIPIAGHPTVGTVFSLAERKLIAPGRHSIMLQLGVGPTQIDLEWHEGRLAFAWMQQQPPKLDGTIGDRTAAAAAMGLKAEDLADLPIQQVSCGAPFLMFPVKTRAAVDRAQLDRGAMGTLLDKAGLIRRGVLIFSLEAASDDATAYSRMLGFGVTEDAATGNATGPLGAYLVTHGLVPLAQAGRLVIRQGVKMHRPSKLYISATELGGGLSVKIGGRAVKAADRRMLV
- a CDS encoding MarC family protein; this translates as MHVPPNILSAFVTLLVTIGPVETAVVFASLTAGVHHEQRGSLARRSVLIAGLVLLLFATGGAFVLSLLHVSLSAFRFAGGILLFLQALTLTFSSPGLSSLNSKEREDAERPGDIAVFPLAFPLIAGPGSLSAAVLVMGRTAGWIEGLSVLAMILACMLLTFGAMRVAERLIAVLGATGADVVSRISGVLLAGLAAQFVFDGLASAPFLR
- a CDS encoding NADH dehydrogenase ubiquinone Fe-S protein 4, with the protein product MFVGSRSMGRRRDEMVRDFGPGPIANDNQALPCSASALPRDAQALIEPLPGAVSQGGKARAGQWRVRFLPRWAPVAEPLMGWTGGGDPLEQIELHFSDQQAAVDYCHRQGLSCLVHGCVQSPPSSPTRSRDVALGSCLESEARTLLAPRPRPLRRTG
- a CDS encoding Hsp20/alpha crystallin family protein produces the protein MAIRDLIPWSRQDNRLPVPVRAEQQQDAQMLSLLYFHREVNRLFDDVFRGFGVPAFDGGDRGSSWPRVELAETDKELRITAELPGLDENDIEIGIKDGALTLSGEKRAEVEDKDRGYSERSYGRFERRIGLPGGIVGDNVSATFENGVLTVILPVTEATNENVRRIPIHGKAA